The Halorientalis sp. IM1011 genome window below encodes:
- the pabB gene encoding aminodeoxychorismate synthase, component I — protein sequence MTTPTVVTDGTTFRSVADGVAPGTRVPVEVRVTVQDPFTAYRRARPTGGTNDDGTADGDSPHGVYLETTGGQSGWGYFGVDPVDWVTVGPEAGNALAALGDRLADESLARGECDVPYPCGAVGWLSYDLARDLESLPGDAARDRDLPRVQVALYDRLAAWEEPRDEETTLRVTTCPRVDPDGDRGRPVAAAYDHGLERARDLIERATGGDPAVGPPPVDADTARFESDCGRAAFADRVRRVEEYVRDGDTFQTNVSQRLTAPAAVHPVEAFDALRRVNPAPYSALVEFPGVDLVSASPELLLERDGDELVTEPIAGTRPRGETEAEDDDLERDLRTDEKERAEHAMLVDLERNDLGKVSEYGSVEVTDYRRVDRYSEVMHLVSEVRGRLRDGADLTDAIAAVFPGGTITGAPKPRTMEIIDEVEATRRGPYTGSIGIFGFDGRATLNIVIRTLVRYGSEYHLRVGAGIVHDSVPDREYEETLDKARALVTAVDEALGRRGDLAVEAASDGGEAGSKDGDGGQS from the coding sequence ATGACGACGCCGACGGTCGTGACCGACGGGACCACCTTCCGGAGCGTCGCCGACGGCGTCGCCCCCGGAACCCGCGTCCCCGTCGAGGTCAGGGTCACGGTCCAGGACCCCTTCACGGCCTACCGGCGTGCCAGACCGACCGGCGGGACGAACGACGACGGAACCGCCGATGGCGATTCTCCCCACGGCGTCTACCTCGAAACCACGGGCGGCCAGTCCGGCTGGGGCTACTTCGGCGTCGACCCGGTCGACTGGGTCACGGTCGGCCCCGAGGCGGGGAACGCCCTGGCGGCGCTTGGCGACCGACTGGCCGACGAGTCGCTGGCGCGGGGCGAGTGCGACGTACCCTACCCCTGCGGCGCGGTCGGCTGGCTCTCCTACGACCTGGCGCGGGACCTCGAATCCCTGCCCGGCGACGCCGCACGCGACCGCGACCTCCCCCGGGTGCAGGTCGCCCTGTACGACCGACTGGCCGCCTGGGAGGAACCCCGAGACGAGGAGACGACGCTCAGGGTCACCACCTGTCCGCGAGTCGACCCCGACGGCGACCGGGGGCGACCGGTCGCGGCGGCCTACGACCACGGACTCGAACGGGCGCGGGACCTGATCGAACGGGCGACGGGAGGGGATCCGGCGGTCGGGCCGCCGCCGGTCGACGCCGACACTGCCCGGTTCGAGAGCGACTGCGGCCGGGCGGCCTTCGCTGACCGCGTGCGCCGGGTCGAGGAGTACGTCCGGGACGGCGACACCTTCCAGACGAACGTCTCCCAGCGGCTGACGGCCCCGGCGGCGGTCCACCCGGTCGAGGCCTTCGACGCGCTCCGGCGGGTCAACCCCGCGCCCTACTCCGCCTTGGTGGAGTTCCCCGGCGTCGACCTGGTGAGCGCCAGCCCGGAACTCCTGCTGGAGCGGGACGGCGACGAACTGGTGACCGAACCCATCGCAGGCACCCGTCCGCGGGGCGAGACCGAGGCCGAGGACGACGATCTGGAGCGGGACCTCCGGACCGACGAGAAGGAACGCGCGGAACACGCGATGCTGGTCGATCTGGAGCGCAACGACCTCGGGAAGGTCAGCGAGTACGGCAGCGTCGAGGTGACCGACTACCGCCGGGTCGACCGCTACAGCGAGGTGATGCACCTCGTCTCGGAGGTCCGCGGTCGCCTGCGCGACGGGGCTGACCTGACCGACGCCATCGCAGCGGTGTTCCCCGGCGGGACGATCACGGGGGCACCGAAGCCCCGGACGATGGAGATTATCGACGAGGTGGAGGCCACCCGCCGCGGCCCCTACACCGGCAGTATCGGGATCTTCGGGTTCGACGGGCGGGCGACCCTGAACATCGTCATCCGGACGCTGGTGCGCTACGGCTCGGAGTACCACCTCCGGGTCGGCGCGGGGATCGTCCACGACTCGGTTCCCGACCGGGAGTACGAGGAGACGCTGGACAAGGCCCGGGCGCTGGTGACGGCGGTCGACGAGGCGCTGGGTCGGCGCGGTGACCTCGCGGTCGAAGCCGCGAGCGACGGCGGCGAGGCAGGTAGCAAGGATGGCGACGGGGGGCAATCGTGA
- a CDS encoding aminodeoxychorismate/anthranilate synthase component II encodes MKVLVIDNYDSFAYNLVQYVGEIVTDPSWGIVDDPDRGEVIVRRNDRISVEGIRDVDPDGIVVSPGPGIPEDAGVSVPIFSDLAYPTLGVCLGHQALCSANGAPVGHAEAVVHGKPSTVEHDGRGLFADLPDRFEVGRYHSLAVEHADLPDELDETAWTVDGGGEAATDDPGDPRVVMGVRHRERPHYGVQFHPESILTDAGKRLIAAFCDRCQHTPTT; translated from the coding sequence GTGAAAGTGCTCGTGATCGACAACTACGACTCCTTTGCCTACAACCTCGTCCAGTACGTCGGGGAGATCGTCACCGATCCCTCGTGGGGAATCGTCGACGACCCCGACAGGGGCGAGGTGATCGTCCGCCGCAACGACCGTATTTCCGTCGAGGGTATCAGAGACGTGGACCCCGACGGCATCGTCGTCTCGCCCGGTCCCGGTATCCCCGAGGACGCGGGCGTCTCGGTGCCGATCTTTTCGGACCTCGCGTATCCGACGCTCGGCGTCTGTCTCGGCCACCAGGCGCTCTGTTCGGCCAACGGTGCGCCGGTCGGCCACGCCGAGGCGGTCGTCCACGGCAAGCCCTCGACGGTCGAACACGACGGCCGTGGGCTGTTCGCCGACCTCCCCGACCGCTTCGAGGTGGGGCGGTACCACTCGCTGGCCGTCGAGCACGCGGATCTACCCGACGAGCTCGACGAGACGGCCTGGACCGTCGACGGAGGGGGCGAGGCGGCGACCGACGACCCCGGGGACCCGCGGGTCGTCATGGGTGTGCGCCACCGGGAACGGCCCCACTACGGCGTGCAGTTCCACCCGGAAAGTATCCTGACCGACGCCGGCAAGCGACTGATCGCGGCTTTCTGTGACCGATGTCAGCATACACCTACCACGTAG
- a CDS encoding aminotransferase class IV: MSAYTYHVDSELVPADEATVSVRDRGFMYGDAAFETLRAYGGTVFEWTAHETRLRNTCELLGFADAVPDDLRERVQATLDANDLDDAYVRLSVSRGVQPGKLTPDPDVDPTVVVIVKDLPRGGVEGTTPWDDPAVVQTVKTRRTPDAATPAAAKTHNYLNGIRARLELRRAETDAFRADEALLRTTDDAVAEGATSNVCFVDGGVLKTPSEDCDILPGVTREVVLDLAREEEFPVEPGRYEVGDIRDADEAFLTNTTWEIRPIESVDGIEIGTGPMTKLLGRLFDERVERRHYE, translated from the coding sequence ATGTCAGCATACACCTACCACGTAGACAGCGAACTGGTACCGGCCGACGAGGCGACCGTCAGCGTCCGCGACCGCGGGTTCATGTACGGCGACGCGGCCTTCGAGACCCTGCGGGCTTACGGCGGGACGGTCTTCGAGTGGACGGCACACGAGACACGACTCCGAAACACCTGCGAGTTGCTGGGCTTCGCCGACGCCGTGCCCGACGATCTCCGCGAACGTGTCCAGGCCACCCTCGACGCGAACGACCTCGACGACGCCTACGTCCGGCTGTCGGTCTCCCGGGGCGTCCAGCCCGGGAAACTGACGCCCGACCCCGACGTGGACCCGACGGTCGTGGTGATCGTCAAGGACCTCCCGCGGGGCGGCGTCGAGGGGACGACACCGTGGGACGACCCGGCGGTCGTCCAGACGGTCAAGACCCGGCGGACGCCCGACGCGGCGACCCCCGCGGCCGCGAAGACCCACAACTACCTCAACGGCATCAGGGCGCGACTCGAACTCCGGCGGGCCGAGACCGACGCGTTCCGCGCCGACGAAGCCCTCCTCCGGACGACCGACGACGCCGTCGCCGAGGGCGCGACGAGCAACGTCTGCTTCGTCGACGGCGGCGTCCTCAAGACCCCGAGCGAGGACTGCGACATCCTCCCCGGCGTGACCCGGGAGGTGGTGCTGGACCTGGCTCGCGAGGAGGAGTTCCCGGTCGAACCCGGCCGCTACGAGGTCGGCGACATCCGAGACGCCGACGAGGCCTTCCTGACGAACACGACGTGGGAGATCAGACCGATCGAGAGCGTCGACGGCATCGAGATCGGGACCGGCCCGATGACGAAACTTCTCGGGCGCTTGTTCGACGAACGAGTCGAGCGACGGCACTACGAGTGA
- a CDS encoding trans-acting enoyl reductase family protein: protein MAELLIYGSYGYTGELIAEEAVERGLDPILAGRNERKLSEQAAELDCETAAFDLDDHDAVLDALDEVDVVLNCAGPFVETYEPMVEAAIESGTHYLDITGEIDVFEAVAGYDEGAEEAGVMLMSGVGFDVVPTDCLAAHLADRLPDATHLALAFKGLADISPGTMKTMLNYAGDGGYVRRDGLLEAVPAAYRTRKIDFGSGERSAVTIPWGDVVTGYHTTGIPNIEVYMAAPEPAIWAMRGTRPVAPLLDIGPVKSTLSNVIDAAVTGPGERTRERGRGYVWGEVTDEDGGRAVARLETPETYRLTVESSLEIAERVLDGDAPVGYQTPAGAYGPDLVLDLPGVEREDVV from the coding sequence ATGGCCGAACTGCTGATCTACGGATCCTACGGGTACACGGGGGAACTGATCGCCGAGGAAGCCGTCGAGCGTGGGCTCGACCCGATTCTGGCCGGCCGAAACGAGCGGAAACTCTCCGAGCAGGCCGCCGAACTGGACTGCGAGACGGCCGCGTTCGATCTGGACGACCACGACGCAGTCCTCGACGCGCTCGACGAAGTCGACGTCGTCCTCAACTGCGCCGGGCCGTTCGTCGAGACGTACGAACCGATGGTCGAGGCCGCCATCGAGTCCGGGACGCACTATCTGGACATCACCGGCGAGATCGACGTGTTCGAAGCCGTCGCGGGGTACGACGAAGGGGCCGAGGAGGCCGGCGTCATGCTCATGTCCGGCGTCGGCTTCGACGTGGTGCCGACGGACTGTCTGGCCGCCCACCTCGCGGACCGACTCCCCGACGCGACCCACCTCGCACTGGCGTTCAAAGGGTTGGCCGACATCTCGCCGGGGACCATGAAGACGATGCTGAACTACGCGGGCGACGGGGGCTACGTCCGCCGGGACGGTCTGCTGGAAGCGGTACCTGCCGCCTACCGAACCAGAAAGATCGACTTCGGGTCGGGCGAGCGCTCGGCCGTCACCATCCCCTGGGGCGACGTGGTGACGGGGTACCACACGACCGGCATCCCCAACATCGAGGTGTACATGGCCGCGCCGGAGCCGGCCATCTGGGCGATGCGCGGGACCCGACCCGTCGCACCGCTGCTCGACATCGGCCCCGTCAAGTCGACGCTCAGCAACGTCATCGACGCGGCGGTGACCGGACCCGGCGAGCGCACACGAGAGCGCGGTCGGGGGTACGTCTGGGGCGAAGTGACCGACGAAGACGGCGGCCGGGCGGTCGCCCGACTGGAGACGCCCGAGACCTACAGGCTGACCGTCGAGTCGTCGCTGGAGATCGCCGAGCGCGTCCTCGACGGGGACGCGCCGGTCGGCTACCAGACGCCCGCCGGTGCCTACGGGCCGGATCTCGTCCTCGACCTGCCGGGCGTCGAACGCGAGGACGTGGTGTAG
- a CDS encoding Rieske 2Fe-2S domain-containing protein: MDEDSRVAALDDVPTDSTYLFRVRNRETDEEKEAILVRVVDGEGDQQKPTERTGEGDSGEDDPEVGEIACWLNYCQHFTHIKLDKGSGAPMRDGEVICANHGAYFETGSGRCTYGPCEGAYLQPVEIDVADGGVYLTDEDYAFVGVGPGEADDLDLSSKSNYEF, translated from the coding sequence ATGGACGAGGACAGTCGCGTCGCGGCCCTCGACGACGTTCCCACGGACTCTACCTACCTCTTCAGAGTCCGGAACCGCGAGACCGACGAGGAGAAGGAAGCGATCCTCGTTCGGGTCGTGGACGGCGAGGGTGATCAGCAGAAGCCAACGGAACGGACGGGCGAGGGCGACAGTGGCGAGGACGACCCGGAGGTCGGCGAAATCGCCTGCTGGCTCAACTACTGCCAGCACTTCACGCACATCAAACTCGACAAGGGCTCGGGCGCGCCGATGCGGGACGGCGAAGTGATCTGTGCCAACCACGGCGCGTACTTCGAGACCGGGTCGGGACGCTGTACCTACGGCCCCTGCGAGGGGGCGTACCTCCAGCCCGTCGAGATCGACGTCGCCGACGGCGGTGTCTACCTGACCGACGAGGACTACGCGTTCGTCGGCGTCGGCCCCGGCGAGGCGGACGACCTCGATCTCTCCTCGAAGTCCAACTACGAGTTCTGA
- a CDS encoding transcriptional regulator yields MREANTGETTRQRVADRLREEALSAAAIAREFEIDANAAISHVEHIAHSLEHTEEELLVAPPTCGDCGFDDFDDLLNRPGRCPECKSEDVEEPAFRIE; encoded by the coding sequence ATGCGCGAGGCGAACACGGGCGAGACGACCCGCCAGCGCGTGGCCGATCGACTTCGCGAGGAGGCGTTGTCCGCCGCGGCCATCGCCCGCGAGTTCGAAATCGACGCGAACGCGGCGATCAGTCACGTCGAACACATCGCTCACTCACTGGAACACACCGAGGAGGAACTGCTGGTCGCCCCGCCGACATGCGGGGACTGTGGGTTCGACGACTTCGACGACCTGCTGAACCGGCCCGGCCGGTGTCCGGAGTGCAAAAGCGAGGACGTCGAGGAACCGGCCTTCCGCATCGAGTAA
- a CDS encoding sugar phosphate nucleotidyltransferase, whose protein sequence is MDAVVLAGGYATRLWPVTKHRPKMLLPVGETTVIDRILTELETDDRIETVYVSTNERFGPDFEAHVEEAGYEKPQLSIEETTEEDEKFGVVGALAQLVEREGVDDDLLVIAGDNLMGFAVSDFLDYFEEKGAPTLAAYDVGTREKAKSYGLVELEGERVVDFQEKPDSPNSTLVSIACYAFPAESIRFSEYLDGDNNPDEPGWFIQWLQSREDTYAFAFDDAWYDIGTPESYLEAVAWELDGGQLVAESATVEGSEIGENVHILPGADVIDSTVESSVVFPEATIEDCEIRDSIIDKETHVENLDLAGALIGAHTQITNGN, encoded by the coding sequence ATGGACGCAGTGGTTCTCGCCGGGGGCTATGCGACGCGGCTATGGCCGGTCACGAAACACCGGCCGAAGATGCTGCTCCCGGTAGGGGAGACGACAGTCATCGATCGCATCCTCACGGAGCTGGAGACCGACGACCGCATCGAGACCGTCTACGTCAGCACGAACGAGCGATTCGGGCCGGACTTCGAGGCCCACGTCGAGGAAGCGGGCTACGAGAAACCGCAGCTCTCCATCGAGGAGACGACCGAGGAAGACGAGAAGTTCGGCGTCGTCGGCGCGCTGGCCCAGCTCGTCGAGCGCGAGGGCGTCGACGACGACCTGCTCGTCATCGCCGGCGACAACCTGATGGGTTTTGCCGTCTCGGACTTTCTCGACTACTTCGAGGAGAAGGGCGCGCCGACGCTGGCTGCCTACGACGTGGGGACCCGCGAGAAGGCCAAATCCTACGGCCTCGTCGAACTGGAGGGCGAGCGGGTCGTCGACTTCCAGGAGAAGCCTGACTCCCCCAACAGCACACTGGTCTCGATCGCCTGCTACGCGTTCCCGGCCGAGAGCATCCGCTTCTCGGAGTACCTCGACGGCGACAACAACCCCGACGAGCCGGGCTGGTTCATCCAGTGGCTCCAGTCCCGCGAGGACACCTACGCCTTCGCCTTCGACGACGCCTGGTACGACATCGGCACGCCCGAGAGCTACCTCGAAGCCGTCGCCTGGGAACTCGACGGCGGACAGCTCGTCGCCGAGAGCGCCACCGTCGAAGGCTCCGAGATCGGCGAGAACGTCCACATCCTCCCGGGAGCCGACGTGATCGACTCGACGGTCGAGTCCTCGGTCGTCTTCCCCGAAGCCACCATCGAGGACTGCGAGATCAGAGACTCCATCATCGACAAGGAGACCCACGTCGAGAACCTCGACCTCGCGGGCGCGCTGATCGGCGCACACACCCAGATCACGAACGGCAACTGA
- a CDS encoding diphthine--ammonia ligase: MEDDGGWVSLFSGGKDSSWALYRALEAGLPVERLVTVHPDGDSYMYHVPATELAELAAESVGIPLVDVEPDDFEAAAATDSGAQGDTELEPLEAALQELDAELDGGIAGLIAGAVESEYQTSRIEAMADRLDADLFAPLWQEDPRELADAMLDAGFEIRIIQVAAYGLDESWLGRTLDRGALADLEALNEEYGVHVLGEGGEFETLVTDGPHMDRPIRLEYDTVWEGSRGYIEIEDAWLQ, encoded by the coding sequence ATGGAAGACGACGGCGGGTGGGTCAGTCTCTTCTCGGGCGGGAAAGACTCCTCGTGGGCGCTGTACCGCGCGCTCGAAGCCGGATTACCGGTCGAACGCCTCGTCACCGTCCACCCCGACGGTGACTCCTACATGTACCACGTCCCGGCCACGGAACTCGCGGAACTGGCCGCCGAGAGCGTCGGTATACCACTGGTCGACGTCGAACCCGACGACTTCGAGGCGGCCGCGGCGACCGACTCCGGAGCACAGGGGGATACGGAACTGGAACCACTCGAAGCCGCCCTTCAGGAACTCGACGCGGAACTGGACGGCGGAATCGCCGGTCTGATCGCGGGCGCTGTCGAGAGCGAGTACCAGACCAGCCGCATCGAGGCGATGGCCGACCGGCTCGACGCCGACCTGTTCGCCCCGCTCTGGCAGGAGGACCCCCGCGAACTCGCCGACGCGATGCTCGACGCCGGCTTCGAGATCCGGATCATCCAGGTGGCCGCGTACGGCCTGGACGAGTCCTGGCTCGGGCGGACGCTGGACCGTGGTGCCCTCGCCGACCTCGAAGCGCTCAACGAGGAGTACGGCGTCCACGTGCTCGGTGAGGGCGGCGAGTTCGAGACGCTGGTGACCGACGGACCACACATGGACCGCCCGATCCGACTGGAGTACGACACGGTCTGGGAGGGGTCACGCGGATATATCGAGATCGAAGACGCCTGGCTGCAGTAA
- a CDS encoding DUF373 family protein, protein MTTLVACIDRTGNLTAEPPVVGWEAVQSLVTDLGVADPEDSRVNCVLEALRVTRDLRDDGEDVVVAVLSAAGDSVSADRAVARQTEQLTAEYDLESAVVVVDSAEDERLVPIVESRVRVDAVDRVVVRQARDIESTYYLLKQFLADEELRKTILVPVGVALLAFPALMTLADSPAVAAGAIAAVIGVFFLYKGLGVDSVLASLPGQIQNALYSGRVSLVTYVVAVGLALIGVFFGAIGVSNTGNDAPFILAMRFAFDAVPWLTAAAFAGSTGRLLDEIIRDDRVRSAYVNLPFGAVAVGLVVRGFSAFFLESAGVFASFSVPAMDFGAVVIHGMTLAPRIRLLLFILAGIFVSLVGVRFSSYFNEADLEEELAEQQ, encoded by the coding sequence GTGACCACGTTGGTGGCGTGTATCGACCGGACGGGGAACCTCACTGCCGAACCGCCGGTCGTGGGCTGGGAAGCTGTCCAGTCGCTCGTGACTGATCTCGGCGTCGCCGATCCAGAGGACAGCCGCGTCAACTGCGTGCTGGAGGCGTTGCGGGTCACGCGGGACCTGCGCGACGACGGCGAGGACGTGGTCGTCGCAGTCCTCTCGGCGGCCGGCGACTCCGTCTCGGCCGACCGCGCGGTCGCGCGCCAGACCGAGCAACTCACTGCCGAGTACGACCTCGAATCGGCGGTCGTCGTCGTCGACAGCGCCGAGGACGAGCGGCTGGTCCCAATCGTCGAGAGTCGCGTGCGCGTGGACGCGGTGGACCGAGTCGTCGTCCGCCAGGCCCGCGACATCGAGTCGACCTACTACCTGCTCAAGCAGTTCCTCGCCGACGAGGAACTCCGGAAGACGATCCTCGTTCCCGTGGGTGTCGCCTTACTGGCGTTTCCAGCGCTGATGACGCTCGCGGACAGTCCGGCGGTCGCGGCCGGTGCCATCGCCGCCGTCATCGGCGTGTTCTTCCTCTACAAGGGGCTTGGCGTCGACTCCGTGCTGGCGTCGCTGCCCGGGCAGATCCAGAACGCGCTCTATTCGGGCCGGGTGTCGCTGGTCACCTACGTCGTGGCCGTGGGACTGGCGCTGATCGGCGTGTTCTTCGGCGCCATCGGCGTGTCGAATACGGGCAACGACGCGCCCTTCATCCTCGCGATGCGCTTTGCCTTCGACGCGGTCCCGTGGCTGACCGCGGCGGCTTTCGCCGGCTCCACCGGCCGCTTGCTCGACGAAATCATCCGCGACGACCGGGTACGCAGCGCCTACGTCAACCTGCCCTTCGGCGCGGTCGCGGTCGGACTCGTCGTGCGCGGGTTCTCTGCGTTCTTCCTCGAAAGTGCGGGCGTGTTCGCCTCGTTTTCGGTGCCAGCGATGGACTTCGGCGCCGTCGTGATCCACGGGATGACGCTCGCACCGCGGATCAGGCTGTTGCTGTTCATCCTCGCTGGAATCTTCGTCTCGCTGGTCGGCGTCCGCTTCTCGTCGTACTTCAACGAGGCCGACCTCGAAGAGGAACTCGCCGAACAGCAGTGA
- the sppA gene encoding signal peptide peptidase SppA gives MSGGQRRLQALGRGVVALVCVIAIVALAWLLLVVYPQDLTTLLGIVLVGLLVPVALRAGSSVSSTLLPGYNVAEVAVEGPITRSADGGVVSRPTGADADAIVEQIEQADDGAAEALLVKLNTPGGEIVPSEDIRLAAERFDGPTVAYATDVCASGGYDIASGCDELWARRGSIVGSIGVIGSRVNVSDLADELGVSYEQFTAGEYKDAGLPLKDLSEDEREYLQGIVDDYYDDFVDTVAEGRGMDPERVRETEARIYLGGEAHDIGLVDEIGTREDVEDRLEAQLGKPVSVREFEPSRGLRDRIGGGAASVAYAFGAGIASVFDDTDGFDFRL, from the coding sequence ATGAGTGGTGGACAAAGACGGCTGCAGGCGCTGGGTCGCGGCGTCGTCGCGCTCGTCTGTGTGATCGCGATCGTGGCACTGGCATGGTTGTTGCTGGTCGTCTATCCGCAGGACCTGACGACGTTGCTCGGGATCGTGCTGGTCGGATTGCTGGTGCCGGTCGCACTCCGTGCCGGGAGCTCCGTTTCGAGCACACTCCTCCCGGGATACAACGTCGCGGAGGTCGCGGTCGAGGGACCGATCACGAGATCCGCCGACGGTGGCGTCGTGTCCCGGCCGACCGGGGCCGACGCGGACGCGATCGTCGAGCAGATAGAGCAGGCCGACGACGGGGCGGCCGAGGCCCTGCTGGTGAAACTCAACACGCCGGGGGGCGAGATCGTCCCCAGCGAGGACATCCGGCTGGCCGCCGAGCGGTTCGACGGCCCCACCGTCGCCTACGCGACCGACGTGTGCGCGAGCGGGGGCTACGACATCGCCAGCGGCTGTGACGAACTGTGGGCGCGCCGCGGGAGCATCGTCGGTTCCATCGGCGTCATCGGGTCGCGGGTCAACGTAAGCGATCTGGCCGACGAACTCGGGGTGAGCTACGAGCAGTTCACCGCCGGCGAGTACAAGGACGCGGGCCTCCCGCTGAAGGACCTCTCGGAGGACGAACGCGAGTACCTCCAGGGGATCGTCGACGACTATTACGACGACTTCGTCGACACCGTCGCCGAGGGACGGGGCATGGACCCCGAACGCGTCCGGGAGACGGAAGCCCGGATCTACCTCGGCGGGGAGGCCCACGACATCGGGCTGGTCGACGAGATCGGGACGCGCGAGGACGTCGAGGATCGGCTGGAGGCCCAGCTGGGGAAACCGGTCAGCGTCCGGGAGTTCGAGCCGTCACGGGGCCTCCGCGACCGCATCGGTGGTGGGGCGGCGTCGGTCGCCTACGCGTTCGGTGCCGGGATAGCGAGCGTGTTCGACGACACCGACGGGTTCGACTTCCGACTCTGA
- a CDS encoding coiled-coil protein, with protein sequence MAESIDESENIEVTDDDIENKSKGELIKLAGQLRDRRNDLNQLASERASKRDDLNAKTREKVDEAQEHREKRDELNSDVQEHKEKRNELNAEANELFDQVEEMKSDLELDEGTSIEQLKEEIEDLEFKQQTEVLNPEEERELIEKIEDKREQLQEKQEKLDQTGDVEEIKEEAEEIRSEASQHHQKVTELADEAQKHHNQMIEAYREADEIRDEADEMHEKFVEAQEAADQHHEDFVRVQKRLRELDKKEEEEERSKREEEQEAAREEAEEIYQKFKEGETLETEDLMKLQKTGLL encoded by the coding sequence ATGGCAGAGTCAATCGACGAATCCGAAAACATCGAAGTAACAGACGACGATATCGAAAACAAATCAAAAGGTGAACTGATCAAGCTCGCCGGTCAGCTCCGAGACCGACGAAACGATCTGAACCAGCTCGCATCCGAGCGGGCCTCGAAGCGGGACGACCTCAACGCGAAGACGCGCGAGAAGGTCGACGAGGCTCAGGAACACCGCGAGAAACGCGACGAGCTCAACTCCGACGTGCAAGAGCACAAGGAAAAGCGCAACGAGCTCAACGCCGAGGCCAACGAGCTGTTCGACCAGGTCGAGGAGATGAAGTCCGACCTCGAACTCGACGAGGGGACCTCGATCGAGCAGCTCAAAGAGGAGATCGAGGATCTGGAGTTCAAACAGCAGACGGAAGTCCTCAACCCGGAAGAAGAACGGGAACTGATCGAGAAGATCGAGGACAAACGCGAGCAGCTCCAGGAGAAACAGGAGAAGCTCGATCAGACCGGTGACGTCGAGGAGATCAAGGAGGAAGCCGAAGAGATCCGCTCGGAGGCGTCCCAGCACCACCAGAAGGTCACGGAACTCGCGGACGAGGCCCAGAAACATCACAACCAGATGATCGAGGCCTACCGCGAGGCCGACGAGATCCGTGACGAAGCCGACGAGATGCACGAGAAGTTCGTGGAGGCCCAGGAGGCGGCCGACCAGCACCACGAGGACTTCGTGCGCGTCCAGAAGCGCCTGCGCGAACTCGACAAGAAGGAGGAAGAAGAGGAACGCAGCAAGCGCGAGGAAGAGCAGGAAGCCGCGCGCGAGGAGGCAGAAGAGATCTATCAGAAGTTCAAGGAAGGCGAAACCCTCGAGACCGAGGACCTGATGAAGCTCCAGAAGACGGGGCTGCTCTAG